A region from the Corallococcus caeni genome encodes:
- a CDS encoding amino acid adenylation domain-containing protein, with protein MRPPSQDHRPLTAAQHGIWVGQQLDPRSPVYNAGECIELRGAVDPTCFESALRKAVADADALHSRFVAGAEGPAQRIDAGTDWTLQRVDLSGEADPWAAAQEWMWRDLGRTVDLETGPLFAQALLTVGPERSFWFQRIHHIAMDGYGFSLLARRVAELYTAEVTGKAAPAGFSRLGPVLDEDVAYRSGPQLQKDRDFWVGRFEDAPVPPLLAETAPMSSRFLRRSEHLRPELMAALQAGAKQAGVSWSDLVLAVTASYLHQRTGAAEAVLGLPVMGRLGSASLRVPCMAMNIVPLRIAVRPDAGLYALARDVAAEMKAARPHLRYRYEQLRRDLRLVGGQRKLFGPVVNIMPFDYALDFAGVPGTAHNISAGPVEDLSFGFHARSGGTGLRMDLDANPACYTEAALEEHQRGFLHLLESLLAQPERPVRRSATGTVGSVLDGGPVPMARPVLELLKAQADIRPDAVALEHGRWRMTYRELVTASQALAARLVEAGVRPDTAVAVQVPRGIDAIVSSLGVLFAGAGYLPIDPAGPATRNAAILQDARPAVMLVSERPSPDTDPTAPGVLVVQRLESRDAFAPDSTENASLGTSADNSTSTGKASATAVDLTAELGARDSAEARLDSASAGRGPSTSVESVAQRSEARDSAEARLAYVIYTSGSTGQPNGVQISHGALAHFVAGATQRYGVGPEDRVLQFAPLHFDASVEEIFVTLCAGARLVLRTDEMLQSVPRLMEACTEAGITLLDLPTAFWHELAYSLSTGAARLPDALRTVIIGGEAALPERIARWRDVAGDRVRLLNTYGPTEATVVATVAALAGPDALPSGDEVPIGRPLPGVVAAVVTPQGRLAAVGKEGELCLMGGALARGYLGRPELDAARFTRLDAMAGAPRAYRTGDKVRVRDDGQLVFVGRVDDEFKISGHRIDPGEVETVLLKYPGVREAAVVGQVLPGGSRRLCAHLVASPEPSPAELRKHLLAALPAPMVPGAFAFAERLPRTSTGKIDRNALKHTLPPDESAALLASATPMERTVLEVWEQVLGRAATSLQDDFFELGGQSLQSIQVANRLGIAMGREIPVATVFKHPTVSGLAQALQGGSTGGAEPGGLTPAMLADAELGEDVVPSTTAEAWAREPPRQGFRQVLLTGATGFVGAHLLHQLLTRTDARILCPVRAKDEAQGMERLRSALAGQKLPVTGLEARVLALPADLSRPLLGLDAARFRGLAAECDAVIHNAAVVSVVREYGSLQGVNVRGTRELLKLAAAVRPKPFHYVSTLAVAPQANLAPDVPEAFVPAHPGLRDGYQQSKWIAERLVQQASERGLPATVYRLGRVVGAPDTAIVNTQDLVWRIVLAGLPVRALPLLDVGEVWTPVDFVASAIVQLARASHPGAVFNVTPAAEVRLSELFGWVRDYGYPLDLCPVPEWRDRVAKGAGGHDATLAFFDLRGGDSTPAFGLGPIRCERLLAALERTDVRCPPTDRELLHRYLDSCVAQGILPPKVTALP; from the coding sequence ATGCGCCCTCCATCCCAGGACCACCGCCCGCTGACCGCGGCCCAGCACGGCATCTGGGTGGGGCAACAGCTCGACCCGCGGAGCCCCGTCTACAACGCCGGGGAGTGCATCGAACTCCGGGGCGCCGTGGATCCGACGTGCTTCGAGTCCGCCCTTCGCAAGGCGGTGGCGGACGCGGACGCGCTGCACTCGCGCTTCGTCGCGGGCGCGGAAGGGCCGGCCCAGCGCATCGACGCGGGGACGGACTGGACGCTCCAGCGCGTGGACCTGAGTGGTGAGGCCGATCCCTGGGCCGCCGCGCAGGAGTGGATGTGGAGGGACCTGGGCCGCACGGTGGACCTGGAAACGGGGCCTCTGTTCGCGCAGGCGCTGCTCACCGTGGGGCCGGAGCGGTCCTTCTGGTTCCAGCGCATCCACCACATCGCCATGGATGGCTATGGGTTCTCGCTGCTCGCCCGGCGGGTGGCGGAACTCTACACGGCGGAGGTGACGGGCAAGGCCGCGCCGGCGGGGTTCAGCCGGCTGGGGCCCGTGCTGGACGAGGACGTCGCGTACCGGAGCGGTCCCCAGCTCCAGAAGGACCGCGACTTCTGGGTGGGGCGCTTCGAGGACGCGCCGGTGCCCCCGCTGCTCGCGGAGACGGCTCCCATGTCGTCGCGCTTCCTGCGGCGCTCGGAGCACCTGCGGCCGGAGTTGATGGCGGCGCTTCAGGCGGGCGCGAAGCAGGCGGGCGTGAGCTGGTCCGACCTGGTGCTGGCGGTGACGGCCAGCTACCTGCACCAGCGCACGGGCGCGGCGGAGGCCGTGCTGGGCCTGCCGGTGATGGGGCGCCTGGGTTCGGCGTCCCTGCGCGTGCCGTGCATGGCCATGAACATCGTGCCGCTGCGCATCGCCGTCCGGCCGGACGCCGGGCTGTACGCGCTGGCTCGTGACGTGGCGGCGGAGATGAAGGCCGCCCGTCCGCACCTGCGATATCGCTACGAGCAGCTGCGCCGCGACCTGCGCCTCGTGGGTGGGCAGCGCAAGCTGTTCGGCCCCGTCGTGAACATCATGCCGTTCGACTACGCCCTGGACTTCGCGGGCGTGCCGGGCACGGCGCACAACATCTCCGCGGGCCCGGTGGAGGACCTGTCGTTCGGCTTCCATGCGCGGTCGGGTGGGACGGGCCTGCGCATGGACCTGGACGCGAACCCGGCCTGCTACACGGAGGCCGCGCTCGAGGAGCATCAGCGAGGGTTCCTCCACCTGCTGGAGTCATTGCTCGCGCAGCCTGAGCGGCCGGTGCGGCGCTCCGCGACCGGCACGGTGGGCTCCGTGCTGGATGGCGGGCCGGTGCCGATGGCGCGCCCGGTGCTGGAGCTGCTGAAGGCCCAGGCCGACATCCGGCCGGACGCGGTCGCGCTGGAGCACGGCCGTTGGCGGATGACCTACCGCGAGCTGGTGACGGCGTCGCAGGCGCTGGCGGCGCGGCTGGTGGAAGCGGGCGTGCGGCCCGACACGGCGGTGGCGGTGCAGGTCCCCCGGGGCATCGACGCCATCGTGTCCAGCCTGGGGGTCCTGTTCGCTGGAGCGGGCTATCTGCCCATCGATCCGGCCGGCCCGGCCACGCGCAACGCGGCCATCCTCCAGGACGCGCGGCCCGCCGTGATGCTGGTGTCCGAGCGTCCATCCCCCGACACGGATCCGACCGCGCCGGGTGTCCTCGTCGTGCAGCGGCTGGAGTCGCGTGACGCCTTCGCGCCCGATTCGACGGAGAACGCCAGCCTGGGGACATCCGCTGACAACAGCACGTCCACCGGGAAGGCATCGGCCACGGCAGTGGACCTCACTGCCGAGCTGGGAGCACGCGATAGCGCCGAAGCCCGGCTCGACAGCGCGTCCGCGGGGAGGGGGCCTTCCACCTCGGTGGAGTCCGTTGCCCAGCGGTCGGAGGCACGCGATAGCGCCGAGGCCCGGCTCGCCTATGTCATCTACACGTCCGGCTCCACGGGTCAGCCCAACGGCGTGCAGATTTCTCACGGGGCGCTGGCGCACTTCGTCGCGGGCGCGACGCAGCGGTACGGCGTCGGTCCCGAGGACCGGGTGCTCCAGTTCGCCCCGCTTCACTTCGATGCCAGCGTGGAGGAGATCTTCGTCACGCTGTGCGCGGGCGCGCGGTTGGTGCTGCGCACCGACGAGATGCTCCAGTCGGTGCCTCGACTCATGGAGGCTTGCACGGAAGCGGGCATCACCCTGCTCGACCTGCCCACCGCCTTCTGGCACGAGCTGGCCTACAGCCTGTCCACCGGCGCCGCCCGGCTGCCCGACGCCCTCCGCACCGTCATCATCGGCGGTGAGGCGGCGCTGCCGGAGCGCATCGCCCGCTGGCGGGACGTCGCGGGCGACCGCGTGCGACTGCTCAACACCTACGGCCCCACCGAGGCCACCGTCGTCGCCACCGTTGCCGCGCTCGCGGGGCCTGACGCGCTGCCGTCCGGTGACGAGGTCCCCATCGGTCGGCCGCTTCCGGGCGTCGTCGCCGCGGTCGTCACGCCGCAGGGCCGGCTGGCCGCCGTCGGCAAGGAGGGCGAGCTGTGCCTCATGGGCGGCGCGCTCGCTCGCGGCTACCTGGGCCGCCCGGAGCTGGATGCCGCCCGCTTCACCCGGCTGGATGCGATGGCGGGAGCGCCCCGCGCCTACCGCACCGGCGACAAGGTACGCGTGCGCGACGACGGCCAGCTCGTGTTCGTCGGCCGGGTGGACGACGAGTTCAAGATCAGCGGCCACCGCATCGACCCGGGCGAAGTCGAAACCGTGTTGCTGAAGTACCCCGGTGTCCGTGAGGCCGCCGTCGTCGGTCAGGTGCTGCCGGGTGGGTCGCGCCGGCTGTGCGCGCACCTGGTGGCCTCCCCCGAGCCCTCGCCGGCGGAGCTGCGCAAGCACCTGCTCGCGGCGCTCCCCGCCCCCATGGTGCCCGGCGCCTTCGCCTTCGCGGAGCGGCTGCCGCGCACCAGCACCGGGAAGATCGACCGCAACGCCCTCAAGCACACGCTGCCTCCGGACGAGAGCGCCGCGCTGCTCGCCTCCGCGACGCCCATGGAGCGCACGGTGCTGGAGGTCTGGGAGCAGGTGCTGGGCCGCGCCGCCACGTCGCTCCAGGACGACTTCTTCGAGCTGGGCGGCCAGTCCCTCCAGAGCATCCAGGTGGCCAACCGGCTGGGCATCGCCATGGGGCGCGAGATCCCCGTGGCCACCGTCTTCAAGCACCCCACCGTGTCCGGCCTCGCGCAGGCGCTCCAGGGTGGAAGCACTGGCGGCGCGGAGCCCGGTGGCCTCACGCCCGCGATGCTCGCGGACGCGGAGCTGGGCGAGGACGTCGTCCCCTCCACCACCGCCGAGGCCTGGGCTCGCGAGCCGCCGCGCCAGGGCTTCCGACAGGTCCTGCTCACGGGCGCCACCGGCTTCGTCGGCGCGCACCTGCTCCACCAGCTCCTGACCCGGACGGACGCGCGCATCCTCTGCCCCGTGCGCGCGAAGGACGAGGCGCAGGGCATGGAGCGGCTGCGCTCGGCGCTGGCTGGGCAGAAGCTGCCCGTGACGGGACTGGAGGCGCGGGTGCTCGCGCTGCCGGCGGACCTCTCCCGGCCCCTGCTGGGCCTGGACGCCGCGCGCTTCCGCGGGCTCGCCGCCGAGTGCGACGCCGTCATCCACAACGCCGCCGTGGTCAGCGTCGTGCGCGAGTACGGCAGCCTCCAGGGCGTCAACGTGCGCGGCACCCGCGAGCTGCTGAAGCTGGCCGCCGCCGTCCGCCCGAAGCCCTTCCACTACGTGTCCACCCTCGCGGTGGCGCCGCAGGCGAACCTGGCTCCGGACGTGCCGGAGGCCTTCGTCCCCGCGCACCCCGGACTGCGCGACGGCTACCAGCAGAGCAAGTGGATCGCGGAGCGGCTGGTGCAGCAGGCGTCGGAGCGCGGACTGCCCGCGACGGTGTACCGCCTGGGCCGCGTGGTGGGCGCGCCCGACACCGCGATCGTCAACACGCAGGACCTGGTGTGGCGCATCGTGCTCGCGGGCTTGCCGGTCCGCGCCCTGCCTCTGCTGGACGTGGGCGAGGTGTGGACGCCGGTGGACTTCGTCGCCAGCGCCATCGTCCAGCTCGCGCGCGCGTCGCATCCGGGCGCGGTGTTCAACGTGACGCCGGCGGCGGAGGTCCGCCTGTCGGAGCTGTTCGGCTGGGTGCGCGACTACGGCTACCCGCTGGACCTGTGCCCCGTGCCGGAATGGCGTGACCGCGTCGCGAAGGGCGCTGGCGGCCACGACGCCACGCTCGCGTTCTTCGACCTGCGCGGCGGGGACTCCACGCCGGCCTTCGGCCTGGGCCCCATCCGCTGCGAACGGCTGCTGGCCGCGCTGGAGCGCACCGACGTCCGCTGCCCTCCCACCGACCGGGAGCTCCTCCACCGCTACCTCGACTCCTGCGTCGCGCAGGGAATCCTGCCCCCGAAAGTGACGGCGCTCCCGTGA